One Vicia villosa cultivar HV-30 ecotype Madison, WI linkage group LG5, Vvil1.0, whole genome shotgun sequence genomic window, TGGTTATCATATTCCACCTCCACCTCAAGTTTGAATCTAAAAATAAAAGGTTCAAATCATTTTTTAATCAAGGCAACTATAGAAAGATTAAATCTTAAATGGAAGGTAAGATTTGGAGCTCACTTGGTAACGCGTTCAGCATCGTTATTTCCAGAAGATTCAAAATACCATCCAAACCTGGAGGGATTAAATCCAGTGGTAGTCCCTATGGTTGTTGCAAAACAGTCCTATTGGGTGAAAGTGTATACAAAGCACAGTTGATTTATGAAATTAGAGTTTGCATTGTAATTAGATTATATTCCAAATAGAATGAATatacaataatataaaaataggCATACCCTTCCGAATTCAGATACCGCACGGATACTCTTCACCTCGGACAATTTCGTCCAGAAATTGTTAGCAGATTGAACAGATGAATCAGCAGTCAATGATTGGGATGGGGCAGGTAAGTTGGCACCAAAACTGAGATTTAAACATCACATTAGTGAAACATATATTCATAATATaaactttatatttttttattagtttaaggTTAAGATGTTGTTACCTAGCTTTGAATTCTTTCACTTGTGGATGTTCCATGTTGATGTGAAGTTTAGACCCGCTCCATGCGTTGGAAAGACACGGTAATCCCGACACTGAAATGTATAGTGTATCAAGTAAATAATAACATACCAAAAAAACAGATGCATCATAATGAACAATTACACATAGCATAATGAGAAATTGATAATTTTGAGTTTGTCCAATGATTTGAATAGTTTCTGGATTATGCTATTTGGtgttctaatccaccaaaatgtaCATATGTGAACATATGGTTAACATGACAAATAACAGACCCAGCAAAATTTCAACAACATATATAGCATAATAAGAAAATGAACATATAGTTCCATAACTTGTGTTTGGCTTGCACCATGCATGTGTCAATACAATTATAGTAGGACCAGCAAAGTTGTTAGGGGTAGTGTAGTTGATGAACTGTTTGCCGTAATCTTCCCATAACACCAGCtcaatgatgttgccttcgacaTCACGTATGGATACATTGACACAAGATTTCCTACCACCACCTCCAGTCTGGGTCTTCAAAACATCTGCAGGGTACAGTATAGAAAGATCCATCTATGAAACTTAATTATGGTGAAACTTAATGCGGTGAAAGTGAGATCGTACCATATAAGTGGTCATGTTTGAAGTCTCCATTGAGAAAGCTCCCAATAGGCATAAAACTGTAGCTGTGAGTAGGAATTTCAGGTATTGCCACCTTCGTCATTGTAGTCCCTCCACTAAAAATGAGTTTGAGTGGATTAGAACACACCTTGAAAGGCCCATCGTTCTCAACTGGCTCTCCATTGTAAAGGTAGTAAGTCTCATGCTCCTTGACAACCTCAACCCAATCTTGTAAGTCTTTTCCCCGTGTGACGACGTGAATCCTATCACCCTGCGAAATGAAGATTAAACATCATACTATATAAGCGCATATCGATTTCAATGTACAGAAATGGCCAAATGCAAAGTAAATGTTCACCAAAGGACAAAAAAATAGGAAAAACTCAACCTTTGCATCCTGAATAACGGCTTCAaggtgttttgctccatttttctcaATAACAACCCACATATCAACAACTCGAACGTGCATTTTCCAGACCTGGTTTCCCTTAAGAAGATCTTTAATGAAAATGGGAGCTCTTGACATGTTATCTACATAAGATGGAAAGAATATATTAACAAatgcaaagtctgaagaaaacAACACTACTTTTATGGGTGGTTACGTTTGCTCATCACATGAAAAGAAATCTATAGAAAAGAAAAGCAAGTATAGA contains:
- the LOC131604116 gene encoding uncharacterized protein LOC131604116, giving the protein MDLSILYPADVLKTQTGGGGRKSCVNVSIRDVEGNIIELVLWEDYGKQFINYTTPNNFAGPTIIVLTHAWCKPNTSYGTICSFSYYAIYVVEILLVSGLPCLSNAWSGSKLHINMEHPQVKEFKASFGANLPAPSQSLTADSSVQSANNFWTKLSEVKSIRAVSEFGRDCFATTIGTTTGFNPSRFGWYFESSGNNDAERVTKFKLEVEVEYDNHKGIFIFWDKDCIPFTKLTAQEIREIMKKAGEDNPKIWPTHLDVLLNRQMVFRIKYQSQFRRFSIVKILNEDGLYKKFDDYLTPVEGANAAVMDVETESPALIPNQLTQTCEPLIVAEPDSIATHTGSPSASCSSTPAKRDIMSTSINNLIQFEELTPKQSATKGTKGKKTKQFKKD